Genomic segment of Mercurialis annua linkage group LG6, ddMerAnnu1.2, whole genome shotgun sequence:
TcattatgtttatttttctattttatgaaatttagtATCTTATGTGTCCACtataattaaagaataaaaactaaaaaaaatataaatatatgtatttaaattaattcttaTTATCTTATTTGGTTTTTCGGTTATCTCGATTTTTATAATAGCCAACCAAACTAAAATCTGACTTTTATACAAATGCAACCAAACTATAGGCTAAAATGCTCCAAAAATCACGAACTATCGcgtgattttggtatttaacacgaacttttaattttgacagaAAAATACATGAAGTATCAAATTTGCAATAATAACATTTCATTATCATTATAGAACTGGTAATTTTGCCGCTTTTATGGTTGTATTTTAACATTTCATTTGCTTGTCTTTGTTTTGGGGTTGAAGATATTTTATTAATCATTATCATTATAGAACTGGAGATATTGAATCAGTATTTGTCAAAGACTAATGGTGATTGCTTACCAATTAtcttgaagaaaaaaattgatttttcatcattaaaatgatgatattaatgtgattttgtttgttaaatttgtaacacatttaataatatattttaaagtgaTCGTTCAGTCCATATATAATATAGTGGACTTTAGTTTTTGTTGTAAATGCCAATGTATATATACATTACTTTCACTCTTAAGTGTCAATCACTTTTATTTGAGATTCATTCAGATATGGTGATATTATTGATCTATTTTCTTGTCAATTGAGATTCCTCTTGACAATGGAAAGATATTGAAAGACTTCAACATGAACTCATTAAACATGACGATGAGCTTAAGTTGATGAaattaaatgtcaatttttGAGTTTAATGAGTTCAAAAcaatatcattttattaaaaaaagaatacaATATTGTTTGAATTAGTGTCATAATATCAAAGGAAAGCTCAGTCTATAAACACCATTGTCGTGGCTTCGGATTcgcttaaaaaatatataatctatTGTCCACTTTACATGAAAAATTATCTCAGTTTTATTGTGGCATATAACAACTCATAGATGCAAAAATGGTTTTGAGACTAccaatttcataatttaaaaaaggaTGTACCAatatttatcaagttttaaAAATGATGTTTAAACCGCggccttttttttttaagaataatttttttttattgttatggtTTATatagaaacaaataaaattttaggttcTAATATGAAATAGTAACCTGATATGAGGTCCATATTATACCTTTCGCCTGAAAAAGGAATGAAatgttttatatggcaactagACATGGACTCAGAGTCTTTCTTTAATCTAAAAAACTACTATATATCAAACAAACAATTTCATTAAAATGGTGCATATTCTTCTTTAATCATCAACTCTGTCGTAATGctaacaaatatattttatatgtttactttcaatttttttaatattaaatacaaattaaaaattatttttatattaaataaatgagacaacgtcataaaaattcaccaattttacacgttctttcaatttaatcacgcattttaaaatttattataaaaatatatcaactttttttattttttccaaattcacaCATGGCTTAACCCTAAATGAAAAAATAGCATTGATCCAATGcataattaacactaattttttgAATACAAAGGATCAATTTTTTTCTGACCGTTgctgataattaatacatatataactTGTTTAATGATATTTGATTAGTTTTTGATGTTCATATGTTAAATAATCATaaagtataattatttttaataattatcataaattttattataaataaattaaattattttatagagaatatattattatttttgtataaagatttacattatgaaataaaattaatctgaATGATGTATACATCatgtaaatattatattttagtatGGATCACAATGTCTAATATTGCCCATAGTTGATAACTGATCTCTAATACTACATATTATATCTTTTATGATGTTTGATTAGTTGTTGTTCAATATGTTGGATGACTATAAGtggttttattaattttactatttattttttacactataacaattaaaattatattacataaaaatagataaatttattctttataagagaaataatataaacttgaaaaattatacatatctttttttttattaaaaaagaaataaatctttTTATTTGATGATAATTTTTACATAGTCTtatatttatgtaatattttttaaaaacatttcggCCATACGCAAATTTTTGCTCAAACTCTACGTTCTATATCATATTAGCATGATTGGTTTAATGGGAATCGTGTTATTCTATAAAAAGAAATAGCTATACCTCAAGTCTAAATTTTCCTTCATTTTTCTCAAGTGCATTTAGATGTTTGACACTtacaaaaaatgataaaatggagggaattaaatattattttgctTAGGTATTAAAAACCTACataaatttgaagaaaataGAGGGAATTTGAACTTGAAAAGAGCTATTTCCGTGAAAAAgtatagggttaattgcaaatacatacacgaactttatcctaatttgtaattacaacataaactttgaaacttggcaatgtcagtaacaaactttcattttttggtaaattggtacaccgaccaatcacacaacgacacatggcggtatattacaatgtccacgttagtgtttttcgtgtttggtgtatcgatttgtcaaaagtgtaaagttggttactaacattgccaagtttcaaagtttatgttgtaattgcaaattagggtaaaattcgtgtataaatttgcaattaacccaaaagtatatctttgattttgttttaaaaaaaattagctattACAAGTAAACACCTACCTATTAATTAGCTCAATAGAATAAGGTAGGAAAGCCCTCGACTGATGATACTAGCATTGAAATATCAAAGGAAATTTCTGCTCATGTAGGTACTTTAGTTCCTCAGAGATGGGAAGATTTGGTTGACTCGGATTCTTCAAATGACacttcaaataatataaatgcaAATAGtgagaaatgttttgaaacaattggttttcaGAATTGGTCAAATAACATACAAGAAGAACAAAAATATTGGACTACGGTTCAAAGGAAAAACAAGACGCATCAGAAAAAAATTCAGGTAAATCTTTCTAAAAGAATTTCTAAAAAACCGGTAAAGCTGAATTTATGAAGAGCGAGAAGATTCGAGCAAAATGAGCGGATGATGagatattttttagttttagttcTTTTCATTGTTGAATTGTTTAGTTATAATTTTGTACTcgaatattttcatttttatttttaataatatttggcAGCGAGAAATTTAATTTCTCGATTCCATCCTTTTACTAAAATTTTTTTAGCTCAATAGAAATGCCAGTAATATGTGAAATTGGAGGattcataaaataatagtttaattgGTGTGCAAAAATTAGACGATTTGAATCTTTAAATTTACattgttgttttgttttcttagtagattaattatttggtttaataatattttaatatattgtatTAATTGATCTAcaatgtattttaatattttcacctTAACAATATTagctttttgaaaaaaaaaaacacattatataattattgattCCACATACATCAATAATTAACAATATCTATTATTTTGAGCATCCATAGAATCCATTTTGATCTATAAAGAGGGCCTACATGTACGATTTACATATATAATAACCGGAGAATCTGTAAATGTTGGGTTTtgttggttcataacgcagcggaatttcaaaaatttatctaaaaacccaaactaagatccatgtaattcgaattaaacagaacaattacttacttgtatgtcgaattcaatagcaatgtaggaaggaaggaggtggttcactttggtgatacctgacctcggatcagaaacgcctccaaaagaacgcgtcctctacgagtatccacacgaacagaccttagccaaaactagtgcttgtgtgctagcactattgcttcacaagcaatttcgaattttagtgatttagtgaataatgaatttcgtgattctcaaaccaactgcttaatgagtatttatagtgataaataacactagggtttgagacaaattcgaatttcaatctcattgcaattctacaagtttatgtttatcaaaaactcctttttgataattatccatatatattaattactatatttattatcttccaaaaaataataaattaaggaaaacacttatccttaaatttcgaattaatatatatatttattaatatatatatatattacgaattatatatatatatatatatatatatatatatatatatatatatatatatatatatatatataattaatcacttaatcacattgggcttgtacaacccataactgttttgggcctgttcttagtgtgcgaccctgtaggttcatataacgttggcagtaggctcgaaatccctatttcagcccacaagtcataagtggcctctagcaagacattatgactacccaagttatatgaatatcgataatccgatttaaccatttacaataatattttaatccctttgtctctcgatatccagattgaatataaggcatagttatgtcatccttataacattcaatcattagtttcttgactctaagtagactgaaaataataacttcttatcaattagcatggccatgcatttacttcagtctatcttcttcaaggggcccatagatatattactcaaataaatgagggacaaattccttctcagtcactcacatttctcacatagttactttcatatccaatgacaatctattccattatcctgttaaagataatgtaagactgtatcaaaatatgaaatagctatgtagaaatccatgatgatttcaaggtcaaaggattatactaatagaactgtaatgagaattacttatgacagtgatctatgtagtattctcacagtgggtcatccagtgccttatttctcaaatagcacctatgatttgacttaatatctcatatacatgattagtaaaacataatcatcagtcaacatcatactagtctcaatgttctattaagactagggatagatggtatataattcttttattaaacctaagggttctactatcaagtcacatactcgatgaccttagaaagaattaaccattcaagtattttaatcattaatataaaatgataaaaactgccaatcaataaataataaaatgataaagtcaaaacatggtcaaacatgattgacctagtgcatatcactaacagtaAATGCTAATcggtttataaaattaaattttgttcctttataaacaatatttttattgaacTGTTGTGCTCTTGTACagataaaaagatataaaacgAACTAAAAACTTGTGGAACAAATTCAGTTCCATATTTGACAGacaatactatatatattatttcagaTAAGAAAACAACATTCATTTACATCTATTTATAGATACGCATACAATTAAGTTTGATTTGTTCAGTACTATTAATATTTCCTATGACATTGACTATCTTCATTGATTAATAGTTATTTCGCCATTGAAATATAGAGTCAAGCCTGTAATCTTTCTCGTCGTAGCCCTGAAAGGATTGCATATTTGCTTCCATCTGAGTGTCATCCTGCAGACAATTTCATGATAACCTTAATATTTCAATGTGTCCATATATAGTCGTACAGATTATTATTACAGTAATACTCACCTCATTTGCGTAATTTTGAGAACCAGATCCGAATAAAGGAGTATCTTCTTGTTGAAATGTTGAATTATAAGTTTGATTTTCAGTATAAGCGGCTACCATAGTACTACTTGATccgtcttcttcttcatctggccttttttttattttgcaaataACAAATTCCCTCTGACTATGAAAGTCGAAAGTGAAAGTGCATTCATGCATAATCCAATTTGTTTTAACCCCTTTAGGACGACCATGATGGAAAACCAGAGTCTTTTTAATTCCAATATTATCTTCGATTTTTCGGTCTTTGCCGGTAACTTTCCAATATCCAGCATTGGTTGTTCTGTCGACGCGCTTGCTATTGGAATACTTATAATTTGGAGTGCAAAAGAAATACCACACTTGATCGTTCGAGTTGCTTAACAATATCGAATGCTCTGCAGAACATGAAAATCAAATCAGTTATACAAAAGAAAAAATGCATATAGAATCAGAGATATGAAAGAATAATAAGTAGTCATACGAGGTAGTTCCCAAGGCTCAAAATTCAGGACTTGAATTTCAGGAATTTGCCAGACTTCATCATCATTGCCCAGCATCTTATGCCTTAAGTAATGATCCACCAGTTCGAAATCCGATGGGTGGAATCTGTAACCAGTTCCAGAATCCATATTTCACTTGCTTGGTTTGAATATGAGAATGAATGAGCTTGTTGTAAGAGACGAGTGTATGTTTGAGTGTGTGTTGGGTCTAAAGTACATAATCAAATGTATATATAGACATCGTAGGTCTATACTTCACTAAGAAGCTAAAAGCTTAGATGACCAGGATTTGAAATTTAAGGCTATATTCAATCTGAAGTCCttgtatttttaacttttataatttcacttagtgctaaataaatattttatatttaaataatcccttaaatatttattttgtactCTCGTGGTTTTTTATGACGGAATTTGGAGCGTGTAACCAAACGTGAGTGCCACCGTTGAATATATAAACCTAAATCCATCCTAAATTCCTCGTAGCTATTAGTTTTTATTATATGTCTctcaataaatatttttcgtaaatagTCTCTTAACTATTTATTTCACCTGTGGTCCTTCTGTGGACGAAATTTGGTGGATTATACGATACAAACACTATCCGAAATCCATTTTTACACTCGTGGTCTAACATATTAGTCGTGTCGTgtgattttattaattcttgatACATATAGTCTAACCTATCTTAACATGTTAGTCGTGTCATGCTATgttatcaaatttatatttctaCCTTGTTAGAGTTGAAATTTTTGACAGAATTAGCTAAATGGATCGCATTCGTTTTAAATCTAATCGTATCAATAGAGTGAATCGACACGATCCACCAATCCATTTTGACACCTCTATCTCTAACCTAAATATCCAAATCCATTTTTATCACTCATATCCTACAAAAAATAAACATTCAAACTCGCTTAAGTAAAATTTCACATGTCTATTAATGTCATATATACTTATGATATATTAAATTCTTAACggtgttataaacgtttgattacACGCTTTAAATTTCGTCTACAAAAAGACTGCTAATGTACGCAATAAATTATTATGGACTACtaaaatgcaaaatatataTGAAGGATCATAtgaaataaaagttaattataCAAGAATTTTAGGATGAGTTTAGCCAGTGACGAAGCCAGCCCCAAAATTGAAGTAGGGCAcaaattcaatttgaaaaaaattaaaatattgtaccataaaaaatataatcaaaatgtataattattaaattttttaaggtaaaaaaaaatgaaaactaaaaaaacgCATTACAAAATTAAAGAATTATTGCTTTCTAATTAGAGGCAATTGTATCCTACGAGTCTTCATCTTTTGAAATCTTTGTAAGATGTCCTCATCATCAATACtcttaaagattttttttttctgtaaaaCATACTAGACAATCATTCATGAATTGATTTGCCATCTTACTCCGTAAATCTGTCTTGACGATATTCATAGCTGAAAATACTCTCTCAACTGTTGCAGTCGCAACTGGTAATGTCAATGCCAACCGAATAAGTAGATAAACCAAAGGAAATAAACGGTCTTTTCCCTTCTTAACCATCATTTTAGCAAGACCACCAATATCACGAAGATCACAAAAATCGCTTGTATTTCTAACATCAAAAATATAAGTCTGAATTTGATTTTCAAGAATGATAATATCAGTACTTGAAAAATCTGATGAATATAGTTCAGCAAGTCGAAGTAACTTAACATGGTCAAAAGCTTCAAACGAGTTTTTTGGATCTAGACATGATATGCATAAAAGCAATTCTGAATTTGACTCTGGAAAACGATTATTCATTTCGATGGAAATTAAATCTATTACCGCATAGAAGACGTCAAAGCAAAAATGATGAAGGTATGTAATTATGAGCTCTCCTGCTTTCAACCGACTACGTGTAGGAACAAAATCTTCCATATTGGGCATAATTATGCCATGCTTCGCACAAAAAACAT
This window contains:
- the LOC126653953 gene encoding protein NTM1-like 9 — protein: MDSGTGYRFHPSDFELVDHYLRHKMLGNDDEVWQIPEIQVLNFEPWELPQHSILLSNSNDQVWYFFCTPNYKYSNSKRVDRTTNAGYWKVTGKDRKIEDNIGIKKTLVFHHGRPKGVKTNWIMHECTFTFDFHSQREFVICKIKKRPDEEEDGSSSTMVAAYTENQTYNSTFQQEDTPLFGSGSQNYANEDDTQMEANMQSFQGYDEKDYRLDSIFQWRNNY